The following are from one region of the Stanieria cyanosphaera PCC 7437 genome:
- a CDS encoding NHL repeat-containing protein produces MFGLTVVDFENIESTVTTTRTGKLTELKLDIGVLKRGTTGFDIINNTEKQAKPLEFEQHSLDPFAFATSNTPFTLELNDNLSVNTVSITMGDYGDDFSDNLIIQAFDEQGVLIGEVEGTLLTDGIKFTSKTLTLTTDEKLIHSLKFIGGTDKFPNSVFYDNLSVSYTPSSTANILLSTRDSKVGSFDPLTGAFTSFLEGVNLTDIASSDRDEIFGITFSQLYKIDPVSGQFSLIGNLGGSSFNALGFTSDNILYAAGGSKFYKVDTKTGKANLVSDLGSSFLSHGDLVFDPDNEYFWATSKGSTSDVLYKINLDGTAVKVGNIGYKEVFGLSLNDDGNLFGYTSKGQQILINEQTGLATLEQNITGLTGAVGGATNWV; encoded by the coding sequence ATGTTTGGACTTACCGTTGTTGACTTTGAAAATATAGAGTCTACCGTCACCACTACTCGTACAGGAAAATTAACAGAGTTAAAGTTAGATATTGGTGTTTTAAAACGTGGAACAACTGGTTTTGATATTATTAATAATACAGAGAAGCAAGCAAAACCACTAGAATTTGAACAGCATAGCCTGGATCCATTTGCATTTGCAACAAGTAATACTCCTTTTACTCTTGAATTAAATGATAATCTCTCTGTAAATACTGTTTCAATTACGATGGGTGATTACGGAGACGATTTTTCGGATAATCTCATCATTCAAGCATTTGATGAACAAGGTGTATTAATAGGAGAAGTTGAAGGAACTTTACTTACTGATGGAATAAAATTTACTTCTAAAACACTGACCCTTACTACTGATGAAAAACTGATTCACTCACTTAAATTTATTGGAGGAACTGATAAATTTCCTAATTCGGTATTTTACGACAATCTCAGTGTAAGCTATACTCCTTCTTCTACTGCTAATATTTTGTTATCAACAAGAGATAGTAAAGTAGGTTCGTTTGATCCTTTAACAGGTGCTTTTACTTCATTTTTAGAAGGAGTCAATTTGACTGATATTGCTTCATCAGACAGAGACGAAATTTTCGGCATTACTTTCTCTCAATTGTACAAAATAGACCCTGTTAGTGGACAATTTTCTTTAATCGGCAATTTAGGTGGCAGTAGTTTTAATGCTCTCGGTTTTACTTCTGATAATATTTTGTATGCTGCTGGAGGTTCTAAATTTTATAAAGTTGATACAAAAACTGGTAAGGCTAATCTAGTATCTGATTTGGGTTCTAGTTTTTTAAGTCATGGAGATCTTGTTTTTGATCCTGATAATGAATATTTTTGGGCAACTTCAAAAGGCTCAACAAGCGATGTTTTATACAAAATTAATTTAGATGGCACAGCAGTCAAAGTAGGTAACATAGGTTATAAAGAGGTATTTGGTTTATCTCTTAACGATGATGGAAATCTTTTTGGTTATACTTCCAAAGGACAACAAATACTAATTAATGAACAAACAGGATTGGCTACATTAGAACAAAATATTACTGGTCTAACTGGTGCTGTAGGTGGTGCGACTAATTGGGTATAA
- the mgsA gene encoding methylglyoxal synthase: MARKIALIAHDRKKDDIVAFVSRHAPVLSRYHLIATGTTGERIETSSNLSIERMESGPIGGDTQIAAQIVAGEVVGVIFLIDPLYAQPHEPDIQALLRVCNVHNVALATNLATAEAFVASLANSVVAHLIYNPVSGQGDGQQELDLIKELLEPHLHLEVHLTTPDLSPQQLAENALTDRPDLIIASGGDGTVSAVAGAVIGTDIPLGVIPRGTANAFAMALGITQQLNQIRRACEIILAGYTRIIDAAFCNDLPLILLAGVGYEAEIIEKADREAKNRWGSLAYIMAGWQQLNEHMLFDAEIELEGEIRQFQAGAITVANVAPPTSVLAQGIGEVIVDDGLLDVTITTAATKLQAVTTMLGMLGGALIKTNTELENVVHLKAKKLRLAAQPPQKVVLDGEIIGTTPLEIRCIPQGLKVFVPKPI; encoded by the coding sequence ATGGCGAGAAAGATTGCTTTAATTGCCCACGATCGCAAAAAAGATGATATTGTTGCTTTTGTTAGTCGTCATGCTCCTGTGTTGTCACGTTATCATTTAATCGCTACAGGAACAACTGGAGAAAGGATCGAAACTTCAAGTAATTTAAGTATAGAACGAATGGAATCAGGGCCGATTGGAGGAGATACGCAAATTGCTGCTCAAATCGTTGCTGGTGAAGTAGTAGGTGTCATTTTTTTAATCGATCCTCTTTATGCTCAACCCCATGAACCCGATATTCAAGCTTTATTAAGAGTTTGCAATGTTCATAATGTCGCTTTAGCCACTAATTTAGCAACAGCAGAGGCGTTTGTTGCTAGTTTAGCTAATAGTGTTGTTGCTCATCTTATTTATAATCCTGTTTCGGGACAAGGTGATGGTCAACAAGAGTTAGACTTGATTAAAGAGTTGCTTGAACCTCATTTACATTTAGAAGTTCACTTAACTACTCCAGATCTAAGTCCTCAGCAACTGGCTGAAAATGCCCTTACAGACCGACCTGATTTAATTATTGCTTCTGGTGGTGATGGTACAGTTTCTGCTGTGGCAGGTGCGGTTATTGGTACAGATATTCCTTTAGGCGTTATTCCTAGGGGTACAGCTAATGCTTTCGCAATGGCTTTAGGAATTACTCAGCAACTTAATCAAATTAGAAGAGCTTGTGAAATAATCTTAGCAGGATATACCAGAATCATTGATGCTGCTTTTTGTAATGATTTACCTCTGATTTTATTGGCTGGTGTGGGTTACGAAGCTGAAATTATCGAAAAAGCTGACCGAGAGGCTAAAAATCGCTGGGGTTCTTTAGCTTATATCATGGCAGGTTGGCAGCAGTTGAACGAACATATGTTATTTGATGCAGAAATAGAACTTGAAGGCGAAATTAGACAGTTTCAAGCAGGAGCAATTACTGTGGCTAATGTAGCACCTCCTACTTCAGTTTTAGCTCAAGGAATTGGGGAAGTAATTGTTGATGATGGTTTATTAGATGTGACTATTACTACCGCAGCTACTAAATTACAAGCAGTAACAACTATGTTAGGAATGCTTGGCGGTGCTTTAATTAAAACCAATACAGAATTAGAAAACGTAGTGCATCTTAAAGCCAAAAAACTTAGACTTGCAGCACAGCCTCCTCAAAAAGTGGTGCTTGATGGTGAAATTATTGGGACTACTCCTTTAGAGATTAGATGTATTCCTCAAGGATTAAAAGTATTTGTTCCTAAACCAATTTAA
- the mltA gene encoding murein transglycosylase A — translation MKNSLAALTLTIGLSVLIADSLVATAAPLQKIEINSSSVGIDEQLWSSVEKPGDLQALLQAIDHSLSYLNTPAAVKAYQNYSVAEFSVDRVRRSLTRFRQLLLTAKSPYELQQAVMAEFNFYQSVGNDNQGTVAFTGYFEPVYQASAVPTEEYRYPLYRKPTNFSNWSQPHPSRLQLEGKDGLLGNKSILAGSEIVWLRDRMEAFLVQVQGSAKLKLTDGRTITVGYDGSTDYPYKSLGGELVKEGIFTLEELTLPKLIDYFKTHPEALDKYIPRNNRFIFFRETNGQLPTGSLNVPVTGDRSIATDKSIMPPGALGLIVAPIPYPNQNGSLTIQNVNRYVLDQDTGSAIKGAGRVDIFLGSGQQAGDRAGLLNGTGKLYYLLLK, via the coding sequence ATGAAAAACTCACTTGCAGCCCTCACTTTAACTATAGGGCTTTCTGTTTTGATTGCGGATAGTTTAGTTGCCACAGCAGCACCTTTACAAAAAATAGAAATTAATTCTTCTTCTGTGGGAATAGACGAGCAATTATGGAGTAGTGTAGAAAAACCAGGAGATTTACAAGCACTTCTTCAAGCGATTGACCATAGTCTTTCTTATCTTAATACTCCAGCAGCAGTCAAAGCTTACCAAAATTATTCTGTTGCTGAATTTAGTGTAGACCGAGTTCGTCGTTCTTTAACTCGTTTTCGTCAACTGCTACTGACTGCTAAATCTCCATACGAACTACAACAAGCAGTAATGGCAGAATTTAATTTTTATCAATCTGTTGGTAATGATAATCAAGGTACAGTAGCTTTTACAGGTTACTTTGAGCCAGTTTATCAAGCTAGTGCTGTTCCTACAGAAGAATATCGTTATCCTCTCTATCGCAAACCTACTAACTTTTCTAATTGGTCACAACCTCATCCTAGTCGTTTGCAATTAGAAGGAAAAGATGGTTTGTTAGGAAATAAAAGTATTTTAGCTGGTTCAGAAATAGTTTGGTTACGCGATCGCATGGAAGCTTTTTTAGTTCAAGTACAAGGTTCAGCTAAATTAAAACTTACTGATGGTAGAACTATCACAGTTGGGTACGATGGTAGTACCGATTATCCTTATAAAAGTCTTGGTGGTGAATTAGTTAAAGAAGGTATTTTTACTTTAGAAGAATTAACTTTACCCAAATTAATTGATTATTTTAAGACTCATCCCGAAGCTTTAGATAAATATATTCCTAGAAATAATCGTTTTATCTTTTTTCGAGAAACAAATGGACAACTACCAACAGGAAGTTTAAATGTACCTGTGACAGGCGATCGCTCTATTGCTACGGATAAATCAATTATGCCTCCTGGTGCTTTAGGATTGATCGTTGCTCCTATTCCCTATCCTAACCAAAACGGTTCATTAACCATTCAGAATGTCAATCGCTATGTCTTAGATCAAGATACGGGTAGTGCGATCAAAGGTGCAGGCAGAGTAGATATCTTTTTAGGTAGTGGTCAACAGGCAGGCGATCGCGCTGGCTTACTTAATGGTACAGGAAAACTATATTATTTGCTTTTGAAATAG
- a CDS encoding ATP-dependent Clp protease proteolytic subunit, with the protein MPIGIPKVPYQMPGQPYSDWISIYDRLYRERIIFLGRGINDGIANQIIAIMLYLDSDDPGKPIYLYINSPGGSVTAGLAIYDTMKHIKSDVVTICVGLAASMGAFLLAGGTKGKRLALPHSRIMIHQPLGGIQGRRQATDIEIEAKEILRIRDQLNQMMADNTGQPLAKIEKDTDRDYFMSAEEAKEYGIIDKVIEDKD; encoded by the coding sequence ATGCCCATTGGTATTCCTAAAGTTCCCTATCAAATGCCCGGTCAGCCTTATAGCGACTGGATTAGTATTTATGATCGTCTTTACCGCGAACGGATTATTTTTCTGGGAAGAGGTATTAACGATGGTATAGCCAATCAAATTATTGCCATCATGCTTTATCTTGATTCAGACGATCCTGGTAAACCAATTTATCTCTACATTAATTCTCCTGGTGGCTCAGTAACAGCAGGTTTGGCAATTTACGACACGATGAAACATATTAAGTCTGATGTCGTGACAATCTGTGTTGGTTTAGCTGCTTCCATGGGAGCATTTTTATTAGCAGGAGGAACTAAAGGAAAACGTTTAGCTTTACCTCATTCTCGGATTATGATCCACCAACCTCTTGGTGGTATTCAAGGTCGTCGTCAAGCTACAGATATCGAAATTGAAGCTAAAGAAATCTTACGCATCCGCGACCAACTTAATCAAATGATGGCAGATAATACAGGACAGCCTCTTGCCAAGATTGAGAAAGATACTGACCGCGATTACTTTATGTCTGCTGAAGAAGCAAAAGAATACGGCATCATTGATAAAGTGATTGAAGACAAAGATTAA
- a CDS encoding response regulator, with the protein MSSQLDPAILAAITQEARQCFLDEDAPEYLQALTEGFDNRYGSPDFTSILRAAHSLKGGAGLAALPSLQELAHKLEDVLQGIQQNQIEEIDSAWTLVESAINEIAFVLTQARTVDDVVADGNLIAALEVLGNSVATNQITSQSQDNNNFLEKALTQDLEACFVNVEELPEDAPEILIKQCLESFIDECTFLGETLNLTWLVENVAPLSSVLAESAILESLLFTKEIISLLRNQRDSYLLEQGNRVAEKLEPEGEVAVATSVPNTLVINALTNDLESSLTTVEEIPEDAPEILIQQCLENFVEECTFLGETLNLVWLIEMVAPLTMAIVDLEAQEALSFAQEVIKQLRTKREQYLNPQAATETLTPQVEKTALAQIRIPLQNLEGVTNNVEELILIQGRLFLQQTQLKQANQRLRSLTRQFEPLREQIQNLYNQLAIESIAGGNSTFGNNNLEFDSLELDRYTELHSSLQTFQELMLQIQETRTDLDLVNQEVTEDLEQVEKNLGTLYTKVTESRLVPFRILAQRFIPQIQTLNRRYQKSVHLEIQGQDTLVDQVLLEQLQTPLTHLLNNAFDHGIESPEERQKHHKSETSAIALDAKVNNNQLVIKIQDDGRGIDLEKVYQRAKERGICPSDREFNQFSSEEIINWIFLPDFSTASQVTDLSGRGMGLDIVRTQIRKLRGNLQVQTQFGQGTTFTIKLPLNLSLMSLLLTQVQNRILAIPSNSVKETLLYSELDWTTSEKTAINWHQKTVSIVSLASLLPCPRSLLVSVQAKVAIVLETALGELAILVDSLLGEDQLIVKPFDDTIPIPAYLAGCTILGTGEVIPVILPQGLEIKSAVANIPVSIPSPTLSSQSSTILIAEDSVATRRMLEKILSAVGYQVIVCRDGQEALDVLDQHQTRIDLVLSDIEMPRVNGFELLQKIRSHPVWEEIPVVMATSRTGDRHRQQAMDLGATGYLGKPIQPQELLEKVESLLLNR; encoded by the coding sequence ATGAGTTCTCAGCTAGATCCAGCTATTCTCGCAGCTATTACTCAAGAAGCCCGTCAATGCTTTCTCGATGAAGACGCGCCTGAATATCTGCAAGCTTTAACCGAAGGATTTGACAATCGTTACGGCTCTCCTGATTTTACTTCTATTTTGCGGGCTGCTCATTCTCTTAAAGGTGGAGCAGGGCTAGCTGCTTTACCTAGTCTGCAAGAATTGGCACATAAATTAGAAGATGTGCTGCAAGGCATTCAACAAAATCAGATCGAAGAAATTGACTCTGCTTGGACGTTAGTTGAAAGTGCGATTAATGAAATTGCTTTTGTTTTGACTCAAGCGCGGACAGTTGATGATGTTGTTGCTGATGGTAATCTAATTGCTGCTTTAGAGGTTTTAGGAAATTCTGTTGCGACTAATCAAATTACATCACAATCACAGGATAATAATAATTTTCTTGAGAAGGCTTTAACTCAGGATTTAGAAGCTTGTTTTGTCAATGTAGAAGAACTACCTGAAGATGCACCAGAAATTTTAATTAAGCAATGTTTGGAAAGTTTTATTGATGAATGTACTTTTTTAGGAGAAACTCTTAATTTAACTTGGTTAGTCGAAAACGTTGCACCTTTATCTTCGGTGCTTGCTGAGTCAGCGATCTTAGAATCTTTACTTTTCACTAAAGAAATAATCTCTCTTTTAAGAAATCAAAGAGACAGCTATCTTCTAGAACAAGGAAATAGAGTTGCGGAGAAACTTGAACCAGAGGGTGAAGTAGCGGTAGCAACTTCAGTACCAAATACTTTAGTTATTAACGCTTTAACTAATGATTTAGAAAGTAGTTTAACTACTGTGGAAGAAATACCTGAAGATGCACCAGAAATCCTAATTCAACAGTGTTTAGAAAATTTTGTTGAGGAATGCACTTTTTTAGGAGAAACTCTTAATTTAGTTTGGTTAATCGAAATGGTTGCTCCTTTAACGATGGCAATTGTTGATTTAGAAGCTCAAGAAGCTTTATCTTTTGCTCAAGAAGTAATTAAGCAATTAAGAACTAAACGAGAACAATATCTCAATCCTCAAGCTGCTACTGAAACTCTTACTCCTCAAGTCGAAAAAACTGCTCTTGCTCAAATTAGGATTCCTCTGCAAAATCTTGAAGGAGTTACCAATAATGTTGAAGAATTAATTTTAATTCAAGGAAGATTATTCTTACAACAGACACAACTCAAACAAGCCAATCAACGTTTGCGATCGCTTACTCGTCAGTTTGAACCATTACGAGAACAAATTCAAAATCTTTACAATCAACTGGCAATTGAATCTATTGCTGGTGGTAATTCTACTTTTGGTAATAATAATCTTGAATTCGATTCTTTAGAGTTAGACCGTTATACCGAACTTCATAGTAGTCTACAAACTTTCCAAGAATTGATGCTGCAAATTCAAGAAACTCGTACTGACTTAGACTTAGTTAATCAAGAAGTTACGGAAGATTTAGAACAAGTTGAAAAAAACCTCGGCACTCTTTATACCAAAGTTACGGAATCTCGTCTAGTTCCTTTTCGGATTTTGGCACAGAGATTTATTCCCCAAATTCAAACTCTGAATCGACGTTATCAAAAATCAGTTCATTTAGAAATTCAAGGACAAGATACTTTAGTTGACCAAGTATTATTAGAACAGTTACAGACACCCTTGACTCATTTACTCAATAACGCTTTTGATCATGGGATTGAATCACCAGAAGAACGTCAAAAACATCATAAATCAGAAACATCCGCAATTGCTTTAGATGCTAAAGTTAATAACAATCAATTAGTTATTAAAATTCAAGATGATGGTCGAGGAATTGATTTAGAGAAAGTTTATCAACGAGCCAAAGAAAGAGGAATTTGTCCTTCAGACCGAGAATTTAATCAATTTAGTTCAGAAGAAATTATTAACTGGATTTTTTTACCAGATTTCTCTACTGCATCCCAAGTCACCGATTTATCTGGACGAGGAATGGGTTTAGATATTGTTCGTACCCAAATCCGTAAATTAAGAGGAAATCTGCAAGTTCAGACTCAATTTGGTCAAGGTACTACTTTTACAATCAAGTTACCCCTCAACTTGAGTTTAATGTCTTTGTTACTGACACAAGTACAAAATCGTATTCTTGCTATTCCTAGTAACAGCGTCAAAGAAACCCTACTTTACTCCGAACTTGATTGGACTACTTCAGAAAAAACAGCGATCAATTGGCATCAAAAAACAGTTTCAATTGTTTCATTAGCCAGTTTACTACCTTGTCCGCGATCGCTTTTAGTTTCCGTACAAGCTAAAGTTGCCATTGTCTTAGAGACTGCTTTGGGAGAATTAGCTATTTTAGTAGATAGTTTACTCGGAGAAGATCAATTAATTGTTAAACCTTTTGATGATACTATTCCGATCCCTGCTTATTTAGCTGGTTGTACTATTCTGGGTACAGGAGAAGTTATTCCCGTGATCTTACCTCAAGGGTTAGAAATTAAATCGGCTGTAGCAAATATTCCTGTTTCTATTCCATCACCAACTTTAAGCAGTCAAAGCAGTACAATTTTAATTGCAGAAGATTCGGTAGCTACCAGAAGGATGTTAGAAAAAATCTTATCAGCCGTTGGCTATCAAGTAATCGTTTGCCGAGATGGACAAGAAGCGTTGGATGTTTTAGATCAGCATCAAACCAGAATTGATTTAGTTTTATCAGACATTGAAATGCCTAGAGTTAATGGATTTGAATTACTTCAAAAGATCCGTTCTCATCCAGTTTGGGAAGAAATACCTGTAGTTATGGCAACTTCTCGTACAGGCGATCGCCATCGTCAACAAGCAATGGATTTAGGTGCAACGGGTTATCTTGGTAAACCTATTCAACCACAAGAGTTATTGGAAAAAGTTGAATCTTTGTTGCTCAATCGCTAA
- a CDS encoding ATP-dependent Clp protease proteolytic subunit, with protein sequence MNSPIQAVQAPYRGDAYYRTPPPDLPSLLLKERIIYLGLPLVSPDEYKDQIGIDVTELIIAQLLFLQFDDPDKPIYMYINSTGTSWYGGESIGFETEAFAICDTMNYIKPPVHTICIGQAMGTAAMILASGTKGCRASLPHATIILHQARQGAQGQATDIQIRAKEVLHNKHMMMELFAKNTGQTVEKVTKDTDRMFYMTPEEAKNYGIIDKVLESSKQLPTPVSALT encoded by the coding sequence ATGAATTCACCAATTCAAGCAGTTCAAGCTCCCTATCGAGGAGATGCCTATTATCGAACTCCACCACCAGATTTACCTTCTTTATTACTTAAAGAACGGATTATTTATCTGGGATTGCCTTTAGTATCTCCTGACGAATACAAAGACCAAATTGGGATTGATGTTACTGAATTAATTATTGCTCAGTTACTCTTTCTGCAATTTGATGACCCTGACAAACCCATTTATATGTATATTAACTCTACGGGTACGTCTTGGTATGGTGGCGAATCGATTGGTTTTGAAACTGAAGCCTTTGCGATTTGCGATACGATGAATTACATTAAACCTCCAGTACATACTATTTGTATTGGTCAGGCAATGGGAACTGCTGCGATGATTCTTGCCTCAGGAACAAAAGGTTGTCGTGCTAGTTTACCTCACGCTACTATTATTCTGCATCAAGCTCGTCAAGGCGCTCAAGGTCAGGCTACAGACATTCAAATTCGTGCTAAAGAAGTGCTACACAACAAGCACATGATGATGGAATTGTTTGCTAAAAATACTGGTCAAACAGTCGAAAAAGTTACCAAAGATACTGACCGTATGTTCTATATGACTCCTGAAGAAGCTAAGAATTACGGCATTATTGATAAAGTCTTAGAAAGCTCTAAACAATTACCAACTCCTGTTTCTGCACTCACTTAA
- a CDS encoding UbiD family decarboxylase: MARDLRGFIKLLEERGQLRRIKALVDPDLEIAEISNRMLQAAGPGLLFENVKGSPFPVAVNLMGTVERICWAMNMQQPEELEDLGRKLAMLQQPKPPKKIAQAVDFGKVLFDVVKAKPGKDWFPPCQQVVIEESDLDLNTIPMIRPYAGDAGKIITLGLVITKDCETGTPNVGVYRLQLQSKNTMTVHWLSVRGGARHLRKAAEAGKKLEIAIALGVDPLIIMAAATPIPVDLSEWLFAGLYGGSGVKLAKCKTVDLEVPADSEFVLEGTITPGEVLPDGPFGDHMGYYGGVEDSPLIRFHCLTHRKNPVYLTTFSGRPPKEEAMMAIALNRIYTPILRQQVSEITDFFLPMEALSYKAAIISIDKAYPGQARRAALAFWSALPQFTYTKFVIVVDKNINIRDPRQVVWAISSKVDPVRDVFILPETPFDTLDFASEKIGLGGRMGIDATTKIPPETNHEWGEPLESDPDVAAMVERRWVEYGLGDICLTEVDANLFGYDMK, translated from the coding sequence ATGGCTAGGGACTTACGGGGATTTATCAAACTGTTAGAAGAAAGAGGACAACTACGACGGATTAAAGCTTTAGTCGATCCAGATTTAGAAATAGCAGAAATTTCCAATCGGATGCTACAAGCAGCGGGTCCCGGATTACTGTTTGAAAATGTTAAAGGTTCGCCTTTTCCCGTAGCGGTAAATTTGATGGGAACAGTAGAAAGAATCTGTTGGGCGATGAATATGCAGCAACCCGAAGAGTTGGAAGATTTGGGGCGTAAACTCGCTATGCTACAACAACCCAAACCGCCAAAGAAAATTGCCCAAGCAGTGGATTTTGGTAAAGTTCTCTTTGATGTGGTTAAAGCCAAACCAGGAAAAGATTGGTTTCCTCCTTGTCAGCAAGTAGTAATCGAAGAATCAGATTTAGATTTAAATACTATCCCAATGATTCGTCCTTATGCTGGAGATGCAGGAAAAATTATTACTCTGGGATTGGTAATTACTAAAGATTGTGAAACAGGAACACCTAATGTAGGGGTGTATCGTCTTCAATTGCAGTCTAAAAATACTATGACTGTGCATTGGTTATCGGTTAGAGGAGGGGCGAGACATCTCAGGAAAGCAGCCGAAGCGGGCAAAAAATTAGAAATTGCGATCGCTCTTGGGGTCGATCCTCTGATTATTATGGCAGCAGCTACACCTATTCCTGTCGATTTATCAGAATGGTTATTTGCAGGTTTGTATGGAGGAAGTGGCGTAAAACTGGCTAAATGTAAAACAGTTGATTTGGAAGTCCCCGCTGATTCTGAATTTGTTTTGGAAGGAACGATTACCCCTGGAGAAGTTTTACCCGATGGTCCTTTTGGCGATCACATGGGCTACTACGGTGGTGTTGAAGATTCTCCTTTGATTCGTTTTCACTGCTTAACTCATCGTAAAAATCCTGTTTATCTGACTACTTTTAGTGGTCGTCCTCCCAAAGAAGAAGCGATGATGGCGATCGCACTTAATCGGATTTATACTCCAATTCTACGTCAGCAAGTTTCAGAAATTACCGATTTCTTTTTACCGATGGAAGCTTTAAGTTATAAAGCAGCCATTATTTCGATTGATAAAGCCTATCCTGGTCAAGCTAGAAGGGCAGCTTTAGCGTTTTGGAGTGCTTTACCTCAGTTTACTTATACCAAATTTGTGATTGTGGTGGATAAAAATATTAATATCCGCGATCCTCGTCAGGTAGTTTGGGCAATTAGTTCTAAAGTCGATCCTGTCCGTGATGTTTTTATTCTTCCTGAAACACCATTTGATACTTTAGATTTTGCTAGTGAAAAAATTGGTTTAGGAGGCAGAATGGGCATTGATGCAACCACCAAAATTCCTCCTGAAACTAATCACGAATGGGGCGAACCTTTAGAATCTGATCCTGATGTCGCTGCAATGGTAGAAAGACGTTGGGTTGAATATGGTTTAGGAGATATTTGTCTAACAGAAGTGGATGCAAATTTATTTGGTTATGACATGAAATAA
- a CDS encoding type II toxin-antitoxin system HicA family toxin, producing the protein MKRRDLIKRLEEMGCILIRHGGKHDWYQNPNTKVSQPIPRHREIKEQLAKHIIKMLSTKE; encoded by the coding sequence GTGAAAAGACGAGATTTAATTAAGCGTCTTGAAGAAATGGGCTGTATCTTGATTCGTCATGGTGGAAAACATGACTGGTATCAAAACCCCAATACAAAAGTATCTCAACCCATTCCAAGGCATCGAGAAATTAAAGAACAGCTTGCCAAACATATTATTAAAATGCTCAGTACAAAAGAATAA
- a CDS encoding heavy-metal-associated domain-containing protein encodes MAIELKVPSMVCEGCVETVTKAIKTHEPEAEVDIDLTSKKVTVNTEASEESIKQIIVATGHEVA; translated from the coding sequence ATGGCGATAGAACTCAAAGTACCTAGTATGGTTTGTGAAGGCTGTGTTGAGACAGTTACTAAAGCAATTAAGACTCATGAACCAGAAGCTGAAGTCGATATCGATCTTACTAGCAAAAAAGTGACAGTCAACACTGAAGCTTCAGAAGAATCAATTAAACAAATCATCGTAGCAACTGGACATGAAGTAGCCTAA